Part of the Woronichinia naegeliana WA131 genome, TCTGTTATCTCTGCTGCCACAGGATGACCCGACTTCCTAGTAATGAGAGAAGTCGCCAACCCCAACAGCTCTGGTGGGCTACCTTTGCCGTCTTAGCTTTATTAAGCTTAGAGATTGTATCTAGTCTTTATCCCAGAGAAAAAATCTTCTTCTTTGATTTGTTTTTCGGAACTAGTCTTTTATCAGATCCCCAGATTAATATTATTGCTTTGCTCAAGGAGACAATCACTACCCTGGCAACCTTTATATTGCTTGTCGCTCTTTTAATCCAGAAAAAAAGCCATAAATTATTACCGATGTACATCGGCTTTTTCTTTTTACTAACACAGATTGCTTTAGATGCAATGATTACGCGATCGCTGCATCTAAAAATAGTTATTCCCTCGTTAATCAGTTTCATTCCGTTGCTTTTACAACTATTAGGAATCAGCTTTATTGCTTTCAGCACTATCAAACAATATCGCTATTTACTAACTCGAAAAGTAAGGCATAAACGACGAAGAACAACAGAGGATGCTGAACCATGAAAACAATAATTATGAACTAAAGATCAATTTCTCGGTTTAATTTTTCTTAGGATTTTGGGAATTTAAACGACGATAAACTATCGCTAAACCCTGAGTATCGCCCACATTACCAGGAAAAAGTACAACTGGTAAATTGGGAAAGCGAGGATGATCAACATCTGTTCTTACCATTGAACAGCCCGGTAATATTTGCCCTAGCAGTCGTGCCGATCGCAGCCTTAAACCTGTACTTAAAACATCATTAGAAGTAATTCCCCCTTTACTAATCAAAAACCCAATATCTTCAGGTAAGTTCTGGACAATATCCATCAGCAAAGAGGAAACTGCCCCCCCAAAATCAAGCCGTTGTTGTACTGTATCGAAGGTCAATTCTTGACGACTGGTATAAACTACCGGCGTGTTCTGATCCCGATGAATCCCTTGGATTTTTTCTAAGGTTGATTGTAATAACAACTGACGCTGCTCTGGAAAATCCCGCAAAAAGCTCACATCAATTTCAACTCCCACAACCCCTGCTTCTTTGAGTAAATTTTCTAACTGTTCTGTGGTTTTCTTGACGTGAGAACCAACAATGATCACGCCCGCTTGCTGGGTAGGCTTATATTGAGCCATAGCTTCAGCGGCCAATGGTTGAGTTCCTAACTGGGCTAAAGAGGTCAAAATACTGGCGGCACTGCGAAATAAAAAGCGTTTTCCCTGATCGGCGGCGTTTAAAATCGCCTGGGCAAATTGATCTAAATCTGCTTGTTTTTCCCCATCGACCACAACACAAGTATTATTCTGTAAATTTTGTAAACGCGCTAAACAGCCTTGTCGAATATCGGGCAGCAGAAAACGTTCTACCTGGGACGCTTTAATGTTCCCCTGGGTTTTTTCTTCCACATAATCAGGTAAATAGCTATAGTGATAGCCAAAAACGGAATCTTGAGCAAATTCTGTCTCATGAACGGGGGTTTCTTGTCCATTGACCATTAAATAATGCACACTATCCCTGGTAATTCTGCCCCCTTCAAAAAAAGCCGGAATTAAAAAATGAGCATCAAAGGGGCCTAAGATGGCGGCGATCGCGTCTGTTTCCAGGGGATAGTGGCCGCGCAATGTTG contains:
- a CDS encoding four-carbon acid sugar kinase family protein — protein: MTTPKIIVLDDDPTGSQTVHSCLLLMQWDVDTLRLGLRDQAPIFFILTNTRALTSEKATQVTREVCQNLQLALAAEKIQDFLIVSRSDSTLRGHYPLETDAIAAILGPFDAHFLIPAFFEGGRITRDSVHYLMVNGQETPVHETEFAQDSVFGYHYSYLPDYVEEKTQGNIKASQVERFLLPDIRQGCLARLQNLQNNTCVVVDGEKQADLDQFAQAILNAADQGKRFLFRSAASILTSLAQLGTQPLAAEAMAQYKPTQQAGVIIVGSHVKKTTEQLENLLKEAGVVGVEIDVSFLRDFPEQRQLLLQSTLEKIQGIHRDQNTPVVYTSRQELTFDTVQQRLDFGGAVSSLLMDIVQNLPEDIGFLISKGGITSNDVLSTGLRLRSARLLGQILPGCSMVRTDVDHPRFPNLPVVLFPGNVGDTQGLAIVYRRLNSQNPKKN